AGAGTATTCTCCCATGATTAAGTGAAAGAACCCTAGCAATACAGTTGAAATTGTAAGGCTTAGTATAGGAGGCATGGCTAATCTGGACTTGTCTTTTGGGTACTCATGATGCACGCCATGAAAAGTGTACTGGATTTTTTTCTTTGTATCGCTTGAGGGCTTCATGTGGTATACATATCTATGAAGGGTGTACTCAGCAAATGTGAAGAACAGTAGTCCGATGAAATATATTGAGGTGATTAGACTTGAGGATATTGAAGTTCTGGACGTAGACCAAATTATTAACCCTGCAGCGTAAGCAAGTAATAATGCAATAGGAACAGAAATGTGAGTATGAGTTAATTTTTCTAATATGGGGTTGTCAAAAAGTTTTTTCGTGCCGGTGTTATTCGGTTTGAAGGAT
The Aureibacter tunicatorum DNA segment above includes these coding regions:
- a CDS encoding sterol desaturase family protein, translated to MSSTNQSFKPNNTGTKKLFDNPILEKLTHTHISVPIALLLAYAAGLIIWSTSRTSISSSLITSIYFIGLLFFTFAEYTLHRYVYHMKPSSDTKKKIQYTFHGVHHEYPKDKSRLAMPPILSLTISTVLLGFFHLIMGEYSFSFLAGFLTGYALYLFMHYILHAYPPPKNFFKKLWIYHSIHHYKDETIYYGVSSPLWDFVFGTIEKRKKEA